The DNA segment CCCGCCGCTTGCAGCCGTGCAGGCACGGCCTTTCTCAGCCTTGCGGGCTCAGGCTCCGATTATTTGTCGGAGTTGTCCAGCTTGGCGCGCAGCAGGGCGCCCAGGCTGGTCGTGCCGGCGCTTTCGCGGGCCGATTGCTGCGACAGCGACGCCATGGCGCCTTGCTCGTCGGCCATGTCCTTGGCCTTGATCGACAGCTGGATGTTGCGGGTCTTGCGATCCACGTTCACCACCACGGCCGTGACTTCGTCGCCTTCCTTCAGCACGTTGCGGGCATCTTCCACGCGGTCGCGGGAGATTTCCGAAGCACGCAGGTAGCCCACGATGTCTTCGCCCAGGTCGATCTCGGCGCCGCGGGCATCGACGGTCTTGACCTTGCCGGTCACCGTCTGGCCCTTGTCGTTCACCGTCACGAAGGTGGTGAACGGGTCGCCGTCGAGCTGCTTGATGCCCAGGGAGATGCGCTCGCGGTCCACGTCCACGGCCAGCACGATCGCCTCGACTTCCTGGCCCTTCTTGTAGTTGCGCACGGCGGCTTCGCCGGGCTCGTTCCAGGACAGGTCGGACAGGTGCACCAGGCCGTCGATACCGGCAGCCAGGCCCACGAACACGCCGAAGTCGGTGATCGACTTGATCGGGCCCTTGACGCGGTCGCCGCGCTTGGTGTTCTGCGCGAACTCCTGCCACGGGTTGGCCTTGCACTGCTTCATGCCCAGGCTGATGCGGCGCTTGTCTTCGTCGATCTCGAGGACCATGACTTCGACTTCGTCACCCAGCGACACGAGCTTGGACGGGGCGATGTTCTTGTTCGTCCAGTCCATTTCGGAAACGTGCACCAGGCCTTCGATGCCGGGCTCGAGTTCCACGAACGCACCGTAGTCGGCGATGTTCGTGACCTTGCCGAACAGGCGCGTGCCCGAGGGGTAGCGGCGCGACACGCCCAGCCACGGGTCGTCGCCCATCTGCTTCAGGCCCAGGGAGACGCGGTTCTTCTCGGTGTCGAACTTGAGGATCTTGGCGGTGATTTCCTGGCCAGCCTGCACCACCTCGGAAGGGTGGCGGACACGGCGCCATGCCATGTCGGTGATGTGCAGCAGGCCGTCGATGCCGCCCAGGTCCACGAACGCACCGTATTCGGTGATGTTCTTGACCACGCCCTGCACGATGGAGCCTTCCTTCAGGGTTTCCATCAGCTTGGCGCGCTCTTCGCCCATGGAGGCTTCCACCACGGCGCGGCGGCTCAGCACCACGTTGTTGCGCTTGCGGTCGAGCTTGATGACCTTGAATTCCATGGTCTTGTTCTCGTACGGCGTCAGATCCTTGATCGGACGCGTATCGATCAGCGAACCGGGCAGGAATGCGCGGATGCCGTTGACCAGGACGGTGAGGCCGCCCTTGACCTTGCCGCTGGTCGTGCCGGTGACGAACTCGCCGGATTCCAGGGCCTTTTCCAGCGCCAGCCAGGAGGCCAGGCGCTTGGCGGTGTCACGCGACAGGATCGTGTCGCCGTAACCGTTCTCGATCGAGCCGATGGCCACGGAGACGAAATCGCCCACCTGGACTTCGACCTCGCCCTTGTCGTTCTTGAACTCTTCCAGGGGCACGTAGGCTTCGGACTTGAGGCCTGCGTTCACCACGACGAAGTTGTGCTCGACGCGCACGACTTCTGCGGTGATGACTTCGCCCGGGCGCATTTCGGTGCGCGTCAAGGACTCTTCAAAAAGGGCGGCAAAAGATTCAGACATGTATTTCCTAGGTCCGCAGGCGCGTTTCCGCCGGCACCATTGCCGGCGTTTCTATCGTTGCCTGCGGAAGGTTGTGTGGCGGTTGGCCACGGTTGGGGTTGAACACATCGCAAGGCCGTGCGCTGCAGGCGCGGTAGGAGGCCTTGCGGGCCCGGTTCAGTCCTGCGCGGGGTGCGCGAAGGGCTGTCGCTGCTGCCACCAGGCAAGCACCTGCTCGACGGCTTCTTCGACCGAGAGCAGGGAGTTGTCCAGCACCAGCGCATCCTGCGCAGGCTTCAGGGGCGCGACCGGCCGGGTGCTGTCCCGGATGTCACGCGCCTCGAGATCTGCGCGAAGGTCGTCGATATTAGCGGAAATTCCCTTTGAAATCAACTGTTTATGGCGCCGCTCCGCCCGGCAGGCCGCGCTCGCCGTGAGATAGACCTTCAACGCCGCGCCCGGGAAGATCACCGTGCCCATGTCGCGGCCGTCCGCGACCAGGCCGGGCAGGCGCCGGAAGCTGTGCTGCAGCGCCACCAGGGCCTCGCGCACCGGCGGCAGGGCCGAGACGCGGGAAGCGTTCATGCCGGCCTCCTCGGTGCGAATGGCGTCCGTCACATCGTCCTCGCCCAGCCAGATCCGGCCGGACTCGAACCGCACCGGCAGGGTGCGCGCCAGGGCCGCGATCCGGTCCTGGTGGGCCGCGTCGATGGACAGCCCGGCACGCAGCGCCGCCAGTGCCGTGATGCGGTACATCGCGCCCGAATCGAGGAAGCGGTAGCCCAGCCGCTGTGCCACCGCTGCCGCCACCGTGCCCTTGCCCGATGCCGTGGGACCGTCGATGCAGATCACGGGAACGTGCTCCACGGGTGTTCCGGCGGCCGAGAAGAGGGCCTCGAAGTAGTCCGGGAAGGTCTTGGCCACGCATTTCGGATCCTCGATGCGTACCGGGAGCTTCGCCGGGTTGTACGCCGCCAGCGAAAAGCACATCGCGATGCGGTGGTCGTCGTAGGTGTGGATGCTCGCTGCGCGCCAATCGGCCGGCGAGGCGGGCGGGGTGACGCGCAGGAAGTCCGGGCCCTCCTCGACGGTGGCGCCCAGGCGCCGGCATCCCTGCGCCATGGCCGCGATGCGATCCGTTTCCTTCACGCGCCAGCTCGCGATGTTGCGCAGCGTGGTCGTGCCCTTCGCGTACAGCGCCATCACGGCCAGCGTCATGGCCGCGTCGGGAATGTGGTTGCAGTCGAGATCGACCGCCCGCAGCGGCCAGGCGCCGCGGCGCACCTCCAGCCAGTTCGGGCCGCCCGTGACCTCCGCGCCCATGGCGCGGGCCGCTTCGGCGAAGCGGATGTCCCCCTGGATCGAATCCAGGCCCACGCCGAGGATGCGCAGCGGCTCCTGGCCGGGGGCCGGGGCCGCCAGGGCTCCCAGGGCGATGAAATAGCTGGCCGAGGAGGCGTCGGCCTCGACATGGATGGTGCCCGGGGAGCGGTAGCGGCTGCCGGCCGGTATGGTGAAGCGCTGCCAGTCGTCGTGCCGCACCGGGATGCCGAAGCGCTCCAGCAGCTGCAGCGTGATGTGGATGTAGGGACGCGAGATCAGCTCGCCCACCACCTCGATCACCACGTCCTGCTCGCGTGTCACCAGGGGCAGGGCCATCAGCAGGGCGGTGAGGAACTGGCTGGATACGTCGCCCCGCACCCGCACGGGAGCGTCCAGCGCCAGCGGCGGGACGCCGCCCGCATGCGCGATGCGCAGCGGCGGGAAGCCGGGGTTGCCCAGGTAGCTGATGTGGCAGCCGAGCTGAAGCAAGGCTTCCACCAGGTCGCCGATCGGCCGCTCGTGCATGCGCGGGACGCCGGAAAGCTCGAATTCGCCGCCCAGCAGGGCCAGCGCCGCCGTCAGCGGCCGCATGGCCGTTCCCGCGTTGCCGAGGAAGAGCTTCGCTGGCGAGCGTGCCGGGGTCGTGCCCAGGCCGGTGATGCGCACCGTGCCCCGTGCCGCGGCGCCTTCATCGACGCCGCAGCCGATCTCCCGCAGCGCATCCAGCATCACGCGTGTGTCGTCGGAAGCCAGCAGGTCATGGACCTCCGTCGTCCCTTCGCTCAGGGCGGCCAGCAGCAGGACCCGGTTGGAAATGCTCTTGGAGCCCGGCAGCCGCACGGCTCCTCCGGCGGTGTCCATGGGGGGGAGGTCGAGAAACGCGGTGCTGTACATCGGCTGCGGGAATCTAGGAGGTGCGGCGCGCGCCCATGCGCCAATGGGCCCGGGTTTCGCTGGCCAGGGTGATGAGGTCTTCGAGCGCCTGGCCGTCGCCCTGCTGCATGGCCTGCTCCATCTGCTGGAGCGCCTGGATGAAATGGCGCGACTGGGCGAGCAGTTCGGTGCGGTTGGCCAGCAGGATGTCGCGCCAGATCTTCGGATCGCTGGCCGCGATCCGCGTGAAGTCGCGGAAACCCGGGCCGGCGAGCGAGAGGAACATATCCCCCTCGGATTGCGTATTGATGCTGTTGATCATCGCGAACGCGAGCAAGTGCGGCAGGTGGCTCACGGCGGCGAAGGCCGCGTCGTGCGACTCCGGCGACATGCTGCGCACGCGGCAGCCCAGCGCGCTCCAGACGGCCTCGGCCTTGCCCAGCTGGTCGGTGAGCGTGCGTTCGGTCGGCGTGAGGATCACCTGCCGCCCCGCGTAGAGATCCGCCTGTGCGTGCTCCACGCCGGAGGACTCGCTGCCGGTGATCGGGTGGGCCGGCACGAAGGAGCCGAACTGGTCGCGCAGCGCGCCGCGAGCCGCCTGCACCACGTCGGCCTTGGTCGAGCCCACGTCCATGACCAGCATCCTGGGAGTGACCAGGTGCTTGATCGCCTTGAGCGTGGATTCCGTCGCCGCCACCGGCACGGCCAGCAGCACGATGTCCGCGCCCGCGACCGCGAGCAGCGCGGAAGGGGCCTCGACGTCGATCACCCCGAGCTGGCGTGCACGGTCGGTGGTGGATGGCGACTTGCTGTAGCCGACCACGCGCTTGACGAGCCCGGCCCTCTTCATCGCCAGCGCGAACGACCCCCCCATCAGCCCGCAGCCCAGCAGGCCGAGCTGCTCGAAAACCGGAGTGCCTGCTTCCGTCACGGCGCCACCGGATAGGCGCCGAGCACCTTGTAGAACGCGCAGAGCGAGCGCAACTCCTCCAGGGCCTTGGCCACGTGGGGCTGGCTGGGATGGCCGTCGAGGTCGATGTAGAAATAGTATTCCCACTGGCCCGTGCGCGCGGGGCGCGATTCGAAGCGGGTCATGGAAACGCCGTGCGTCTTGAGCGGCACAAGCAGGTCGTGCACCGCGCCCGGGCGGTTGGGCACCGACACCACGAGGCTGGTGCAATCCTTGCCGGAGGCCGGCGGCGTCTGCAGTGTGTGCGGCAGGCAGATGACAGCGAAGCGCGTGCGGTTGTAGGCGTCGTCCTGGATGGCGTGCGACACCAGGTGCAGGCCGAACTGCGCGCCGGCGCGCTCGCTCGCGATGCCTGCCCAGGCCGGGTTCCCCGCGGCCAGGCGTGCGCCTTCGGCGTTGCTGGACACCGGACGGCGCTCCGCGTGCGGCAGGTGCTTCGACAGCCAGGCCTGGCATTGGGCCAGTGCCTGGGGGTGGGCCAGCACGGCCTCGATGCCATCCAGCGAATTGGACAGGCGCAGCAGGTTGTGGCGAACCAGCAGGCTCACCTCGCCCACCACGTGGCAGGGCGTGTGCAGGAACAGGTCGAGCGAGCGCGTGACCACGCCTTCCACCGAATTCTCCACGCCTACCACGCCATACTGGGCGCTGCCTGCCGCCGTGGCATGGAACACCTCGTCGAAATTGGCGCAGTACATGAGGTCGGCAGCACCGCCGAAGAATTCCACGGCCGCCTGCTCGCAGAACGTGCCGGCCGGGCCCAGCACTGCCACGCGCTGGGGCGATTCCAGGGCCAGGCAGGCGGACATGATCTCGCGCCAGATCGCCGCGACGTGCGGGCCCTTGAGCGGGCCCGGGTTGGCCGTCTGGATCTTCTCGATCACCTGCGCGACGCGGTCGGGCCGGAAGAAGGGCGAGCCTTCGCGCTTCTTGACCTCGCCGACGCGCTCGGCCACCAGCGCGCGCTGGTTCAGGAGGGTCAGGAGCTGCTGGTCGATGTTGTCGATCTGCACCCGCAGGCTGGCGAGATCGGGAGACGCTTGTGGGGATTGGGACATGGATCGGTCGGTCTGCGGTCTGCGGTCAGCAGGCGGTAGGGCGCCGCGCGCCGTTTCAGGCGCTGCGCTGTTCGAATTCTTGCATGTAGGCGACAAGTGCCTCCACGCCGGCCAGCGGCATGGCGTTGTAGAGGCTCGCACGCATGCCGCCCACCGACTTGTGGCCCTTGAGCTGCAGCAGCCCCCGCTCCCTGGCGCCTGCCAGGAAGGCTTCATTGCGCGTTTCGTCGCGCAGGAAGAAGGGGATGTTCATGCGCGACCGTGCGTTCGGCGACACCTTGTTCACGTAGAACTGCGACTGGTCGATGAAGTTGTAGAGCAGGCGGGCCTTGGCGATGTTGCGCTGCTCCATGGCCGCGATGCCGGAGAGCTCGCCCTCGCGCTGGCGCTTGAGCCACTGGAAGGTCAGGCCTGCCATGTAGATGCCCCAGGTGGGCGGGGTGTTGAACATCGACTGGTTCTCCGCCACCACCTTGTAGTCGAAGGCGCTCGGACAGGCCGGCAGGGCGTGGCCCAGCAGGTCCTCGCGCACCACCACCAGCGTGAGCCCGGCGGGGCCGAGGTTCTTCTGCGCCCCTCCGAATGCCAGGCCCACGCGCGACCAGTCCACCGGGCGCGAGGCCACGTGCGACGAGAAGTCGATCACCAGCGGTGCATCGCTGCCCAGCGCGCGCAGGTCCGGCAGCTCGTGGAACTCGATGCCATGGATCGTCTCGTTGCTGCACAGGTGCAGGTAGCTCGCGCCGCGGCTCAGCTGCCAGCTCGCCGGGTCGGGCAGGGTGGTGAAACCGCTGTCCTCCGCCGATGCGGCCACGTGGACCTCGGAAGCGTACTTGCGCGCTTCCTTGAGCGACTTCTGGCTCCAGCTGCCCGTCACCACCATGTCCACCGTCGCGGCGCGCGAGATGTTCAGCGGCACGATCGCGTTCTCGGCCAGGCCGCCGCCCTGCATGAACAGGATCCTGAAATGCTGCGGAACGGCGAGCAGTTCGCGCAGGTCCGCCTCCGCCTGCTCGTAGATCGAGATGAACTCCTTGCCCCGGTGGCTCATCTCCATCACGCCCATGCCGCTGCCATGCCAGTCCAGCATTTCGGACGCGGCCTGCTGGAGGACTTCGGCGGGAATGGCGGCGGGGCCTGCGGAGAAGTTGTACGGGCGGTTCATCGATTCAAGCGGTCGGAGGCCATGCCGTTTCCGGACGGCTGGCCGGTGGAGGGAGCATTCCGGCGCGCCGTGCGCTTTCCGCAGGCGCGCCGTGCCGTCATTCGGTCGCGGATCCGTCCGCGTCCGGCGTGGTGGAAGAGGGCGCGTCGTCGTCCGCGGCCGGCGGGTTCGCGTCGTTCTCGACGATGCGCTGCAGCCCGCTCAGCTTCGCGCCTTCGTCCAGGGCGATCAGCGTCACGCCCTGCGTCGCGCGGCCCAGTTCGCGGATCTCCGCCACGCGCGTGCGCACCAGCACGCCCTTGTCGGTGATCAGCATGATCTCGTCTTCCGCGTGGACCAGGGTGGCCGCGACGACCTTGCCGTTGCGCTCGCTCTGCTGGATGGCGATCATCCCCTTCGTGCCGCGGCCGTGGCGGGTGTATTCAACGATGCTGGTGCGCTTGCCGTAGCCGTTCTCGGTGGCGGTGAGCACACTCTGCGTCTCGTCCTCCGCCACCAGCATGGCGATCACGCTCTGGCCGTCCTCCAGCATCATGCCGCGCACGCCGCGCGCGGCGCGGCCCAGCGGCCGAACGTCGTTCTCGTCGAAGCGCACGGCCTTGCCGCCGTCGGAGAAAAGCATCACATCGTGCTGGCCGTCGGTGAGCGCAGCCCCGATGAGGTAGTCGCCGTCGTCCAGGTTCACGGCGATGATGCCGCCCTTGCGCGGGTTGCTGAACTCGTCCAGCGCCGTCTTCTTCACCGTGCCCATGCTGGTCGCCATGAAGACGAAGCGGTCGGCGGGGAAGGTGCGCATGTCGCCGGTCAGCGGCAGCACCACGTTGATCTTCTCGCCTTCCTGCAGCGGGAACATGTTCACGATCGGCCGGCCGCGCGAGCCTCGCGAGCCTGCCGGCACTTCCCAGACCTTGAGCCAGTACAGCCGGCCGCGGTTGGAGAAGCACAGGATGTAGTCGTGCGTGTTGGCGATGAAGAGCTGGTCGATCCAGTCGTCTTCCTTGGTCGCCGTGGCCTGCTTGCCGCGTCCGCCGCGCTTCTGCGCACGGTACTCGGACAGCGGCTGGCTCTTGATGTAGCCCGTGTGCGAGAGCGTCACGACCATGTCGGTGGGCGTGATGAGGTCCTCGGTGGAGAGGTCCTGCGCACTGTGCTCGACCAGGGTACGGCGCATGCCGAGCTTGTGCTGGCCGAACTCCGCCTTGATCGCGGTGAGCTCGTCGCCGATGATGACCGAGACGCGCTCGGGCTTGGAAAGGATGTCCAGCAGGTCTTCGATGACCGCCATGATGTCCTTGTACTCGGCGACGATCTTGTCCTGCTCCAGGCCTGTCAGGCGCTGCAGGCGCATCTGCAGGATTTCCTGGGCCTGCGTTTCGGAGAGGCGGTACAGGCCGTCCTGGCCCATGCCGTATTCGCGCTCCAGGCCCTCGGGGCGATAGTCGTCGGCGTTCACGACGCCGCCGTCCGCGCGGGTGCGCGTGAGCATCTCGCGCACCAGCTGGCTGTCCCACGCACGGTTCATCAGCTCGGTCTTGGCGATCGGCGGCGTGGGCGATTCGCGGATGATGCGGATGAACTCGTCGATATTGGCCAGCGCCACGGCCAGGCCTTCCAGCACGTGGCCGCGCTCGCGGGCCTTGCGCAACTCGAACACCGTGCGCCGCGTGACCACCTCGCGGCGGTGCTGCAGGAACACGACGATCAGGTCGCGCAGGTTGCACAGGCGCGGCTGGCCGTCCACCAGGGCCACCATGTTGATGCCGAAGGTGTCCTGCAGTTGCGTCTGCTTGTAGAGGTTGTTCAGCACCACCTCGGGCACTTCGCCGCGCTTGAGCTCGATCACCAGCCGCATGCCCGACTTGTCGGACTCGTCCTGGATGTGGCTGATGCCCTCGATCTTCTTCTCGTGCACCAGTTCGGCCATGCGCTCCTGCAGCGTCTTCTTGTTGACCTGGTAGGGCAGCTCATCGACGATGATGGCCTGGCGCTGTCCGCGGTCGATGTCCTCGAAGTGGCAGCGCGCCCGCATGACCACCTTGCCGCGGCCGGTGCGGTAGCCTTCCTTCACGCCGTTGATGCCGTAGATGATGCCCGCGGTGGGAAAGTCCGGCGCGGGAATGATCTCCATGATCTCGTCCACCGTGGCGTCCGGGTGGCGCAGCACGTGCAGGCAGGCGTCCACCACCTCGTTGAGGTTGTGCGGCGGGATGTTCGTCGCCATGCCCACCGCGATGCCGGCCGAGCCGTTCACGAGCAGGTTGGGCAGCTTGCTGGGCAGCACCAGCGGCTCTTTCTCGCTACCGTCGTAGTTGGGGCCGAAATCGACGGTTTCCTTGTCGATGTCGGCCAGCATCTCGTGGGCGATCTTCGACAGGCGGATTTCCGTGTACCGCATGGCGGCCGCGCCGTCGCCGTCCACGGAGCCGAAATTGCCCTGGCCGTCGACCAGCATGTGCCGCAGCGAGAAATCCTGCGCCATCCGCACGATCGTGTCGTACACGGCGCTGTCGCCGTGGGGATGGTACTTGCCGATGACGTCCCCGACGATACGGGCCGACTTCTTATAAGGGCGGTTCCAGTCGTTATTGAGTTCGTGCATCGCGAACAGGACGCGGCGATGCACCGGCTTGAGGCCGTCCCGCGCATCCGGCAACGCGCGGCCGACGATCACGCTCATCGCGTAATCGAGATAACTGCGCCGCATCTCCTCTTCGAGGCTGATGGGCAGGGTTTCTTTGGCGAACTGGGTCATGGGATCGGGGATGCGGGATCAGGGCGGCGGAGGTCGGACATTCTAGGCGCAACGCCTTGTCGCAAGTGCGCAACAGATCGGGGGGTAAAGCGCTTTTGTCCTACGGTTGAGGGTTGGGGGGCGGTCACTTTGCCTTGTTACGTATGGCACAATCAATTCAGCGTTTTTGGTGATGGTCACTGACGACGTCCATATTCGCAGCGCGGCTGCGGCTTTTTCCCCAAGAGGAGAACCATGAAGAAACTGAACAAAGTGGCGATGTTGTTGGCCTCTGCCGTGCTGGCTACCTCGGCTGGTGCCCAAGTCAAGGCCGCTGATGGCGGCAAGGTGATCGACAACTGGCAAAACGGCACCGGCGAGCTGGTGTGGAAGAACGGCACGAACGAACTGTGCTGGCGCGATGCCAACTGGACGCCCGCCACCGCCGCAGCAGGCTGCGACGGCGCCCTGGTGGCCCAGGCTCCGGCACCGGCTCCTGCCGCTGCTCCGGCACCTGCCGCTCCCGCTGCACCCACCCCCGCACCGGCAGCCCCCGTGGCCAACAAGGTGACCTACGCCGCCGACGCTTTCTTCGACTTCGACAAGTCCGTGCTGAAGCCCGAAGGCAAGGCCAAGCTGGACGACCTGGTCTCCAAGGTCAAGAACGTGAACCTGGAAGTCATCATCGCCGTGGGTCACACCGACTCCATCGGTACCGATGCCTACAACCAGAAGCTGTCCGTGCGCCGCGCTGAAGCCGTGAAGGCATACCTCGTGTCCAAGGGCATCGAGAAGAACCGCGTGTACACCGAAGGCAAGGGCGAGAAGCAGCCGATCGCCGACAACAAGACCAAGGAAGGCCGCGCGAAGAACCGCCGCGTGGAAATCGAAGTGGTTGGCACCCGCGCCAACTGATTTCGGTCAGTTTCCCTTCCCTGAAAGCCCCGGTCTCCGGGGCTTTTTTTATGCCTGCTGCAATTGCGGGCACAATTTGCCAATGAGCTCCTCCACTGCCAATGTCGATCCGGCCGAACTGGCCAAATTCTCCGAACTGGCCCACCGCTGGTGGGACCTCGAAAGCGAATTCCGTCCCCTGCACGAGATCAATCCGCTGCGGCTGGGCTGGATCGACGGCCTGGCCCCACTGCAGGGGCAGCGGGTGCTGGATGTCGGCTGCGGCGGGGGCATCCTGGCCGACGCCATGGCCCGCAAGGGTGCGACGGTGACGGGCATCGATCTCGCGACCAAGTCGCTGAAGGTGGCCCAGCTCCATGCGCTCGAGGCCGGCACGCCCCATATCCAGTACCGCGAGGTCAGCGTCGAGGCGCTGGCGGAAGAGTCGCCGGCATCGTTCGACACCGTGACCTGCATGGAGATGTTGGAGCACGTTCCCGATCCGGCATCGGTGGTGCAGGCATGCGCCCGGCTGGTGAAGCCCGGCGGGTGGGTATTTTTCTCGACCATCAACCGCAATGCAAAGGCATTTCTCCTGGCCATCGTGGGTGCTGAATATGTGCTGGGCATGCTGCCACGTGGAACGCATGAATATGCGAATCTGATCAAGCCCAGTGAATTGGCCACGGCGTGCCGTGCAGCGCGGCTCGATGTCCTGCAGACCCGCGGCATGGAATACAACCCCCTCACGCGCCGTTATGCATTGAGCGGGAATACCAGCGTCAATTACCTCATGGCATGCCGCCGGGTGGATGCGTGATGGCGGACATTCCCCCCTTTCCGTCGCGCGTCAGCGCGGTGCTGTTCGACCTCGACGGCACCCTGGTGGACAGCGCGCCGGATCTCGCTGCGGCCGCCGACAAGATCCGCACGGACCGCGGCCTGCCGTCCCTGCCCCTGGCAGAGTACCGGCCCATGGCCGGCGCTGGTGCGCGCGGAATGCTCGCCGTGGCGCTCGGCATGGCGCCCGACCATCCCGATTTCCCGGCGTTGCGCGAAGAGTTCTTCGCCAACTACGAGGACTGCATCCATGACCGCACGACCGTGTTCGACGGCGTGGAGGCGCTCGTGGAGCAGCTGGCCCGGGCGGGGGTGCCTTGGGGTGTGGTCACCAACAAGGCGGCACGTTTCTCGGTGCCGCTGACCGAGGCGATCCCGATGTTCCGGACCTCCGGCGCGCTGGTGAGCGGGGATACCACGCCGCATGCGAAGCCGCATCCCGCTCCGTTGCTCGAAGCTGCCGCCCGGCTGGGCGTGCCACCCGGGGAATGCCTTTATGTCGGCGACGATGAGCGCGACATCGTCGCGGGCAATGCCGCCGGCATGGGAACGGTGGCGGCGCTCTACGGGTATCTCGGCAAGCACAAGGAGCCGGAGCTCTGGGGTGCCCACTGCGCTATTAAATTTCCCCTCGACCTCTTGCAATGGCTTCCCAAGGCCTAAAATGGGAGGTCTGGGGCTGCCCTGGTTTCGACGTGGGTTCGGAATCGGTGTGGTGCATGTCGAGCTTGATTGGCGCTCGTAAATCTGCATTCAACAAACCAACTGCAAACGACGAACGTTTCGCACTCGCCGCTTAAACACCGGTGAGCCTTGCAACAGCACGCTGACGGGCTGGGCAAGGGGGCCGCAAGGCCTCCCGGCTGCAAGGTTATTCACGTCAGCTGGCCTCCTGCCGGGTACCTTGGCATGGGGCGAGATCCAAGGGTGCTGGCCTTCCTCGCAGCGTGCGACTGCGCGGCTTGGAAGGTGAGATCCAAAACAGACCGCTAAACATGTAGATCTGCCCGAAGAAGGCTTGCGGACGCGGGTTCAATTCCCGCCAGCTCCACCACTCAAAGGCACCGCCACACACTGGAAAACCCAGCGTGTGGCGGTTTTTTTTATGCCCTGTGCTGCCGGCCTTGCGCCAAACCGCTGCAGCGCGTTCAGTTTCAGCGATCTCCTCTGCTGCTGCCTGGCAGCCGGATGGGTCGGCGATCTTTTGGCGGTAGTGCGAATTGCCCGGTTGCCTCAGGCGCCCAGACGCCGGGGGGCGGTCGCATTCGGCGTATTACCGTCGAGACCGCCTTGCCTCATGGCTGCATTGATTGAAAACCCTGGGTTGTGATTGAGGCGGCGCCCCGCAACGCATTGGGGGCTCGGCTCCTGATGGCGCTTCGGTGGCCGTGCTGCAGGCTTCCATGTATATTGGGGCAGCCGTCCCCGGCAGGCTGCGGACGAGGCCATCGGCAGATGGCTCGAAGCCACCCCTCCCTTCATCTTGATTGCCGTCCCAGCCGACTGCATGAGGAAGTTCATGGGCAAATTAGACGACATCCTGTGCCGTGTGTTCGGTTACCGCTGTCCGCTGACGGTCGAGCTCAATGGGGATAGCCTGCTGCACGGCTATGGGGTCCCGGTCACGCCGGTGCAGCGCATCCAGGCCGCCCGGCCGCGGTGGAAGCTGGATGACCGCACGGCCAATGGGTTGCGCATGGAGACCGCCATCCAGACGTTTCCTTCCGAGCCGCACACGGCGAAGATCATCGTGATCGCCCTGGGCGCCAACGATGCTTTCGGCATGGTGCCTGCCGAAACCTATCGCGCCGATCTCGAGAAGGCCGTGAGTGTGGTGCGCGCGGCCGGGGGCCGCC comes from the Paracidovorax avenae ATCC 19860 genome and includes:
- the ubiG gene encoding bifunctional 2-polyprenyl-6-hydroxyphenol methylase/3-demethylubiquinol 3-O-methyltransferase UbiG → MSSSTANVDPAELAKFSELAHRWWDLESEFRPLHEINPLRLGWIDGLAPLQGQRVLDVGCGGGILADAMARKGATVTGIDLATKSLKVAQLHALEAGTPHIQYREVSVEALAEESPASFDTVTCMEMLEHVPDPASVVQACARLVKPGGWVFFSTINRNAKAFLLAIVGAEYVLGMLPRGTHEYANLIKPSELATACRAARLDVLQTRGMEYNPLTRRYALSGNTSVNYLMACRRVDA
- the gyrA gene encoding DNA gyrase subunit A — encoded protein: MTQFAKETLPISLEEEMRRSYLDYAMSVIVGRALPDARDGLKPVHRRVLFAMHELNNDWNRPYKKSARIVGDVIGKYHPHGDSAVYDTIVRMAQDFSLRHMLVDGQGNFGSVDGDGAAAMRYTEIRLSKIAHEMLADIDKETVDFGPNYDGSEKEPLVLPSKLPNLLVNGSAGIAVGMATNIPPHNLNEVVDACLHVLRHPDATVDEIMEIIPAPDFPTAGIIYGINGVKEGYRTGRGKVVMRARCHFEDIDRGQRQAIIVDELPYQVNKKTLQERMAELVHEKKIEGISHIQDESDKSGMRLVIELKRGEVPEVVLNNLYKQTQLQDTFGINMVALVDGQPRLCNLRDLIVVFLQHRREVVTRRTVFELRKARERGHVLEGLAVALANIDEFIRIIRESPTPPIAKTELMNRAWDSQLVREMLTRTRADGGVVNADDYRPEGLEREYGMGQDGLYRLSETQAQEILQMRLQRLTGLEQDKIVAEYKDIMAVIEDLLDILSKPERVSVIIGDELTAIKAEFGQHKLGMRRTLVEHSAQDLSTEDLITPTDMVVTLSHTGYIKSQPLSEYRAQKRGGRGKQATATKEDDWIDQLFIANTHDYILCFSNRGRLYWLKVWEVPAGSRGSRGRPIVNMFPLQEGEKINVVLPLTGDMRTFPADRFVFMATSMGTVKKTALDEFSNPRKGGIIAVNLDDGDYLIGAALTDGQHDVMLFSDGGKAVRFDENDVRPLGRAARGVRGMMLEDGQSVIAMLVAEDETQSVLTATENGYGKRTSIVEYTRHGRGTKGMIAIQQSERNGKVVAATLVHAEDEIMLITDKGVLVRTRVAEIRELGRATQGVTLIALDEGAKLSGLQRIVENDANPPAADDDAPSSTTPDADGSATE
- the gph gene encoding phosphoglycolate phosphatase (PGP is an essential enzyme in the glycolate salvage pathway in higher organisms (photorespiration in plants). Phosphoglycolate results from the oxidase activity of RubisCO in the Calvin cycle when concentrations of carbon dioxide are low relative to oxygen. This enzyme is a member of the Haloacid Dehalogenase (HAD) superfamily of aspartate-nucleophile hydrolase enzymes (PF00702).), with amino-acid sequence MADIPPFPSRVSAVLFDLDGTLVDSAPDLAAAADKIRTDRGLPSLPLAEYRPMAGAGARGMLAVALGMAPDHPDFPALREEFFANYEDCIHDRTTVFDGVEALVEQLARAGVPWGVVTNKAARFSVPLTEAIPMFRTSGALVSGDTTPHAKPHPAPLLEAAARLGVPPGECLYVGDDERDIVAGNAAGMGTVAALYGYLGKHKEPELWGAHCAIKFPLDLLQWLPKA
- the ompA gene encoding outer membrane protein OmpA; the encoded protein is MKKLNKVAMLLASAVLATSAGAQVKAADGGKVIDNWQNGTGELVWKNGTNELCWRDANWTPATAAAGCDGALVAQAPAPAPAAAPAPAAPAAPTPAPAAPVANKVTYAADAFFDFDKSVLKPEGKAKLDDLVSKVKNVNLEVIIAVGHTDSIGTDAYNQKLSVRRAEAVKAYLVSKGIEKNRVYTEGKGEKQPIADNKTKEGRAKNRRVEIEVVGTRAN
- a CDS encoding SGNH/GDSL hydrolase family protein; the encoded protein is MGKLDDILCRVFGYRCPLTVELNGDSLLHGYGVPVTPVQRIQAARPRWKLDDRTANGLRMETAIQTFPSEPHTAKIIVIALGANDAFGMVPAETYRADLEKAVSVVRAAGGRPVFTGLARMPADRFPAEWIANWEALNAVMHDIAQRDGIEHAGWDADYRGEQDLQPDFVHRSQEASDRFAELLVAAIERAR